One Paenibacillus riograndensis SBR5 DNA segment encodes these proteins:
- a CDS encoding ABC transporter substrate-binding protein — MHKMAKKSFLAIALMAMVATSAACGNNSNNGAAANNTEGGSTAATTAPAAGAGGTGSGSGEPVTLTVAWWGSQARHDATLKALDQYKALNPNVTFQTQFSGWDGYFDKLAVQYSAKSAPDIIQMDAAYLNDYAGRGLLADLKEVNVENIEATTMDGGKVNGTQYAVPLGVAALGMVYDKTVVEKLGLEAPKFGWTWDDYYAFGEAAKAKLGEDKYVFADQSADLVDYTAYQYSMGKGYIFDAEGNLSVDKDTWIGFMTKMDELRKKGILTPADITTTDKELDPQLDSVINGNAVVRHLFSNQVGSIEALKPDAFGYASMPYGTEAGGWLKPGMFWSVNAQSAHQAEAVKFVDWFVNNEEAGKTLGLTRGTPVNSKVVEALTPTFSDADKTSLDFLNQVTPDAQKFINDPQGWGNFKNDYKTIVEKLQFGQSTPEEAYAELLKTAEQYTAEAK, encoded by the coding sequence ATGCATAAAATGGCAAAGAAAAGTTTTCTTGCAATCGCTTTAATGGCGATGGTTGCGACGTCAGCCGCTTGCGGCAACAACAGCAATAACGGCGCGGCAGCAAACAATACGGAGGGGGGCAGCACCGCTGCCACGACTGCTCCTGCTGCGGGGGCCGGAGGCACAGGCTCTGGCTCAGGCGAACCGGTGACACTCACAGTGGCATGGTGGGGTTCCCAAGCGAGACATGACGCTACCTTGAAAGCGCTTGACCAATATAAGGCGCTCAATCCCAATGTTACGTTCCAGACGCAGTTTTCCGGCTGGGACGGCTATTTTGACAAACTGGCTGTGCAATACTCCGCGAAAAGTGCTCCTGACATCATCCAGATGGATGCCGCTTATCTGAATGACTACGCAGGAAGAGGCCTGCTGGCGGATCTGAAAGAGGTTAACGTGGAGAATATTGAAGCTACTACGATGGATGGCGGCAAAGTGAACGGCACCCAATATGCCGTGCCTCTGGGGGTTGCCGCACTTGGAATGGTGTATGACAAGACGGTTGTAGAGAAATTGGGTCTGGAAGCGCCTAAATTTGGCTGGACCTGGGATGATTACTACGCCTTCGGCGAAGCAGCCAAAGCGAAGCTTGGCGAGGACAAGTATGTGTTCGCCGATCAGAGCGCCGATTTGGTGGATTATACTGCCTACCAATACAGCATGGGCAAAGGCTATATTTTTGACGCGGAAGGCAACCTCAGCGTCGACAAGGATACCTGGATCGGCTTCATGACCAAGATGGATGAGCTGCGCAAGAAAGGGATTCTGACTCCGGCGGACATCACCACAACGGATAAAGAGCTTGATCCGCAGTTGGACAGTGTCATTAACGGCAACGCCGTCGTACGCCATCTGTTCTCCAACCAGGTCGGCTCCATTGAAGCGCTGAAGCCTGATGCCTTCGGATACGCCTCCATGCCGTATGGCACAGAAGCAGGCGGCTGGCTGAAACCGGGGATGTTCTGGAGTGTGAACGCCCAATCAGCCCATCAGGCAGAGGCTGTCAAGTTCGTGGACTGGTTCGTGAATAATGAAGAGGCTGGGAAAACTCTGGGACTGACACGCGGCACACCGGTCAACTCCAAAGTGGTGGAAGCCCTAACGCCTACCTTCAGTGATGCCGACAAAACCTCGCTTGATTTCCTGAATCAGGTAACACCGGATGCACAGAAGTTCATAAACGACCCTCAAGGCTGGGGGAATTTCAAAAACGATTATAAAACTATCGTAGAAAAGCTGCAGTTCGGGCAATCGACACCGGAAGAGGCTTACGCCGAACTGTTGAAGACCGCAGAGCAATATACGGCGGAAGCGAAGTAA
- a CDS encoding response regulator transcription factor: MWKVVIIDDDFQVVRGLRKAIPWEELDAEFAGEAIDGESGLKLIGEVNPDIVLTDIYMPVMNGIQMIEQLKAGSFAGRFVILSGYNDFEYARTALRLGVDDYLTKPVTVDQIRKVLSETIEKLEETYLHRLELGGGQSSDRQEAPSLAEWLVAVLNGWSQNPGLPAPLQQLDKQRYTVMVMEVLWTERIRSVSLADWNLFQFAVSNIVTEVYGREWPEAFFVWLFGNHAALLLPSAAQGPEGQIIQAADALGALIVSSIKTFLGLEVRFGIGNVKDGWDEIKASGDEAMQRLFAKLPLNLNHEKVWSGGAETQIDGLRKAQGPTIHDKHRKAVQFMIEYIHTHYAEDITLEHLASQLYISKNYLNQLFKKVTGETFTNYVIRVRIEKAKTLLQGGSHLIYEVSEMVGYQNVPYFSTLFKKYCGVSPSELMKR; this comes from the coding sequence ATGTGGAAAGTAGTCATCATAGATGATGACTTCCAAGTCGTAAGAGGATTGCGCAAAGCGATCCCGTGGGAAGAGCTGGATGCGGAATTTGCCGGGGAAGCCATTGATGGTGAGTCCGGCCTGAAGCTGATCGGAGAGGTTAACCCTGATATTGTCCTGACGGATATTTATATGCCTGTGATGAACGGGATTCAAATGATTGAACAACTGAAGGCCGGGAGCTTCGCTGGCAGGTTTGTTATCCTTAGCGGATACAATGATTTCGAATACGCCCGTACGGCGCTGCGGCTCGGAGTAGACGATTATCTAACCAAACCTGTCACTGTGGATCAGATCCGTAAGGTATTGTCTGAAACCATAGAGAAGCTGGAAGAGACCTATCTGCACCGGCTGGAGCTTGGCGGCGGACAGTCCTCTGACCGGCAGGAAGCTCCAAGCCTTGCGGAATGGCTGGTGGCGGTGTTGAATGGCTGGAGCCAGAATCCTGGACTTCCGGCACCTCTGCAGCAACTGGACAAACAGAGATATACGGTGATGGTGATGGAGGTCTTATGGACAGAACGCATCCGCAGCGTTTCTCTGGCAGACTGGAATCTGTTCCAGTTCGCTGTGTCCAATATTGTCACCGAGGTATATGGCCGCGAATGGCCGGAAGCCTTCTTCGTCTGGCTGTTCGGCAATCATGCGGCGCTGCTGCTGCCATCGGCGGCCCAGGGGCCGGAGGGGCAGATTATTCAGGCTGCAGATGCCCTCGGGGCGCTTATTGTCAGCAGTATAAAGACTTTTCTCGGGCTGGAGGTCCGCTTCGGGATTGGAAATGTCAAGGATGGCTGGGATGAAATCAAAGCTTCAGGCGATGAGGCCATGCAGAGGCTGTTCGCCAAGCTGCCGCTGAATTTGAATCACGAGAAAGTATGGAGCGGCGGCGCGGAGACGCAAATCGACGGCCTCCGCAAGGCGCAGGGCCCGACCATCCACGATAAGCACCGCAAGGCGGTGCAGTTCATGATCGAATATATCCATACGCATTATGCCGAGGATATCACACTGGAGCATTTGGCCTCGCAGCTGTATATTTCCAAAAATTATTTGAACCAGCTGTTCAAAAAAGTAACCGGAGAAACCTTCACCAACTATGTGATCCGCGTGCGGATCGAGAAGGCCAAAACGCTGCTGCAGGGCGGCAGCCATCTGATCTATGAGGTCTCGGAGATGGTCGGCTACCAGAATGTCCCTTATTTCAGCACACTCTTCAAAAAGTACTGCGGCGTCAGCCCCAGCGAGCTGATGAAACGATAG
- a CDS encoding sensor histidine kinase: protein MRVNPFKTLRIDVVFFFGFALIVAILVGLIVWFSYINGSKEIAGNTSYYQQKLLIELHKKLNTNLEDIEQSSNTAAQNFNDQYEEMLDGNAYDQVRGQASIRSQLNNYVFGMPILQSIHVYSDLTPSYNVQDFVQFLPIGQMEREAWYDDLRNSDYAWLSERTIKTNSGDTSVISFARKVYNRFNRAFAVMVFNVRVPAFQSLIATEDSRSNLALLDATDKLITSTGDEAFFQQHEAQIKAQLDSRTNGAKRTGDEFLVWSSSLDSQWSLVEITSWSQITAGSLKQTKVILALGIATIVMILLLAVFLSRQFVKPIGLVLKAMSNFSLSKRTPLPDDYKNEFGRLFQGYEKLTYRIEELYDSLEQQHEQQRAAEIKALQMMINPHFLYNSLDQVNWMAIEASQPQISSMLSHLGQFFRLALSNSDSLVPLSEELAHIESYLQFQKIRWEDRLEYRFIAADEVKSLFVPKIILQPFVENAFIHGFHGKRQASLIITVSILEGQMLQITVMDNGRQLQENWMEKRSAKGGYGLRNVRERITAMFGSTYGFTLGNSPEGGTQAVICLPVLYSPSVKGGTQHVESSHHR from the coding sequence ATGCGGGTGAACCCCTTTAAGACGCTGCGTATCGATGTTGTTTTCTTTTTCGGCTTCGCACTGATTGTAGCGATTCTGGTCGGCCTGATTGTCTGGTTCAGCTATATCAACGGGTCCAAAGAAATTGCGGGCAACACCTCCTACTATCAGCAGAAGCTGCTCATCGAGCTGCACAAGAAGCTGAACACCAACCTGGAGGATATTGAGCAAAGCTCCAATACCGCAGCGCAGAATTTCAATGACCAATATGAAGAGATGCTGGACGGGAATGCCTATGACCAGGTACGGGGACAGGCCAGCATTCGCTCCCAACTGAACAACTACGTATTCGGGATGCCGATTCTGCAATCCATCCATGTCTATTCCGATCTGACGCCGTCGTACAATGTGCAGGATTTTGTCCAGTTTCTGCCGATCGGACAGATGGAGCGGGAAGCCTGGTACGACGATCTCCGCAACTCCGATTATGCCTGGCTAAGCGAACGGACCATCAAAACCAACAGCGGGGACACTTCGGTCATCAGCTTTGCGCGCAAGGTATATAACCGCTTCAACAGGGCCTTTGCCGTAATGGTATTTAATGTCCGGGTCCCGGCCTTCCAGTCCCTGATCGCCACGGAAGACAGCCGCTCCAACCTGGCACTGCTCGATGCCACGGACAAGCTGATTACGAGTACCGGGGATGAGGCCTTTTTCCAGCAGCATGAAGCACAGATCAAGGCCCAGCTGGATTCCCGGACCAATGGCGCCAAACGCACCGGTGACGAATTCCTTGTCTGGTCTTCCTCACTTGATTCCCAATGGTCGCTGGTGGAGATCACCTCCTGGAGCCAGATCACGGCCGGGAGCCTGAAGCAGACCAAGGTTATTCTGGCACTTGGAATCGCTACCATAGTGATGATTCTGCTGCTTGCCGTCTTTCTCTCCCGCCAGTTCGTCAAGCCCATCGGTCTGGTGCTGAAGGCCATGAGCAATTTCTCGCTCAGCAAAAGGACGCCGCTGCCGGATGATTACAAAAATGAGTTCGGCCGTCTGTTCCAGGGCTACGAGAAGCTGACGTACAGAATTGAAGAACTCTACGACAGTCTGGAGCAGCAGCATGAGCAGCAGCGGGCGGCTGAAATTAAAGCGCTGCAGATGATGATCAACCCCCATTTTCTCTATAATTCGCTGGATCAGGTCAATTGGATGGCTATAGAGGCGTCCCAGCCGCAAATCAGCAGCATGCTGTCCCATCTGGGGCAATTTTTCCGGCTTGCGCTGTCCAACAGCGACAGCCTTGTCCCGTTGTCCGAGGAGCTGGCCCATATTGAGAGCTATCTGCAGTTTCAGAAAATACGCTGGGAGGACCGGCTGGAGTACCGCTTCATTGCCGCTGATGAGGTCAAGTCTCTGTTCGTGCCCAAGATCATCCTGCAGCCGTTCGTGGAGAATGCCTTCATTCACGGCTTCCATGGCAAGCGGCAGGCATCATTGATTATTACGGTGAGCATTCTGGAAGGTCAGATGCTGCAGATTACGGTTATGGACAACGGCCGCCAGCTGCAGGAGAACTGGATGGAGAAACGCAGTGCCAAGGGAGGCTACGGTCTGCGCAATGTCCGTGAGCGGATTACGGCAATGTTCGGCAGCACCTATGGCTTCACTCTGGGCAATTCGCCGGAAGGCGGCACACAGGCCGTCATCTGTCTGCCCGTACTTTATTCACCATCGGTTAAAGGAGGAACGCAGCATGTGGAAAGTAGTCATCATAGATGA
- a CDS encoding carbohydrate ABC transporter permease: MEATRSSKRFVTHISLLVVSLIMMYPIFWWLGASLKTNEEMSSANLFPKIPHWANFSDGWVSVPNFTFAHFYLNTFELVAGVLFTSVVACSLVAFAFSRLDFPLRNFWFAIMLVTLMLPTQVTIVPQYVMFSKWGWINTYLPFYIPHLFAGGIGGPFFIYLLVQFMRSVPKELDEAAKIDGCSWFSIYWRIMLPLVKPALVTVAIYCFLWNWDDFFGQMLYINTIDKYTINLALKLFIDSQGSVPWGQMLAMSLVSIVPSVLIFFLAQKHFVEGMSAGALKG, encoded by the coding sequence ATGGAAGCCACCCGTTCAAGCAAACGCTTTGTTACACATATTTCTCTCCTGGTCGTCAGCCTGATCATGATGTATCCAATCTTCTGGTGGCTGGGTGCCTCACTGAAAACCAATGAGGAGATGAGCTCTGCCAATCTGTTCCCGAAAATCCCTCACTGGGCCAATTTTTCCGACGGCTGGGTGTCGGTGCCGAACTTCACCTTTGCCCATTTCTACCTTAATACCTTTGAGCTAGTTGCAGGGGTGTTATTCACGAGTGTGGTCGCCTGCAGTCTGGTGGCTTTTGCCTTCTCGCGTCTGGACTTCCCGCTGCGTAATTTCTGGTTTGCCATTATGCTGGTGACCCTAATGCTGCCGACCCAGGTCACTATCGTGCCGCAATATGTCATGTTCAGCAAATGGGGCTGGATCAACACGTATCTGCCCTTTTATATTCCGCATTTGTTCGCAGGGGGCATCGGCGGTCCGTTCTTCATCTACCTGCTTGTCCAGTTCATGCGCTCTGTCCCCAAAGAGCTGGATGAGGCGGCCAAAATCGACGGCTGCTCCTGGTTCAGCATTTACTGGAGAATTATGCTGCCTTTAGTAAAACCTGCACTGGTTACCGTTGCGATCTATTGTTTCCTGTGGAACTGGGATGATTTCTTCGGACAGATGCTTTATATTAATACCATTGATAAATACACAATCAATCTGGCACTCAAGCTGTTCATCGATTCGCAAGGGTCGGTGCCTTGGGGACAAATGCTGGCCATGTCGCTGGTATCCATAGTTCCGTCGGTGCTGATCTTCTTCCTGGCACAGAAGCATTTTGTCGAAGGCATGTCGGCAGGTGCGTTGAAGGGCTAG
- a CDS encoding carbohydrate ABC transporter permease: MNNAAVKQAPAGSLKTVPSSKKRAKRWESPLAGYLFLSPWLIGFFLLTLGPMIMSLYYSFTDYSLLTAPKWTGLANYTRIFTEDDIFPSSLRITITFVLLTVPLRLMFALGIAMLLNRKIKGISFYRTMVYFPSLIGTSIAVSILWKNIFSRNGFINDFLAIFGIKGPAWIADPKYALGTLILLMVWQFGSSMIIFLAGLKQIPGDLYEASSVDGAGKFRQFFSITLPMLSPIIMFNAIQTMINTFQMFTQAFVITGGGPVKSTFVYVMYLYEEAFTKFHMGYASALAWVLLLLIGLFTAVLFGTSKYWVFYESQGGKK; this comes from the coding sequence ATGAACAATGCTGCTGTAAAGCAAGCACCCGCGGGTTCTCTGAAAACGGTTCCGTCCAGCAAAAAACGCGCCAAACGTTGGGAATCGCCGCTCGCCGGGTATCTGTTTCTCTCCCCATGGTTGATAGGCTTCTTCCTGTTGACCCTGGGACCAATGATTATGTCCCTGTATTACTCGTTTACGGACTACTCGCTGCTGACGGCTCCGAAGTGGACCGGACTGGCGAACTACACCCGAATCTTCACCGAGGATGATATCTTTCCGTCATCGCTGCGTATTACTATTACTTTCGTGCTGCTGACTGTGCCTCTGCGGCTGATGTTTGCGCTCGGGATTGCAATGCTGCTGAACCGGAAGATTAAAGGGATATCCTTTTACCGGACGATGGTCTACTTCCCTTCACTAATCGGGACAAGCATCGCGGTATCGATTCTCTGGAAAAATATCTTCAGCCGCAACGGGTTCATCAATGATTTCCTGGCGATCTTCGGAATCAAAGGTCCGGCCTGGATTGCCGATCCTAAATACGCGCTGGGCACGTTGATCCTGCTGATGGTCTGGCAGTTCGGTTCGTCGATGATCATTTTCCTGGCCGGACTTAAGCAGATCCCGGGGGATCTGTACGAGGCGTCTTCTGTGGACGGTGCGGGCAAGTTCCGCCAGTTTTTCTCGATTACCCTGCCGATGCTCTCGCCGATTATTATGTTCAATGCCATTCAGACGATGATCAACACCTTCCAAATGTTTACGCAGGCTTTTGTCATCACGGGCGGCGGTCCAGTCAAGTCCACCTTTGTCTATGTTATGTACCTGTATGAAGAAGCCTTTACCAAGTTCCACATGGGTTATGCCTCTGCGCTGGCCTGGGTGCTGCTGCTGCTGATCGGGCTGTTCACAGCCGTACTATTTGGAACTTCGAAATATTGGGTGTTCTACGAATCGCAAGGAGGGAAGAAATAA
- a CDS encoding YfcC family protein: protein METVKSKWKWSLPHSYTLIFLIIIAIAGLTWIVPSGQFDRQEVVVDGSSRTAIIPGTYHTVPKISDQGDLRQGFAQIASAPMEGIINAADVVAFVLIVGGAFGIILQTGAIDRALMALAGRLKTKGILLIPIAMVIFSLGGSTFGMSEEIIPLYAIFIPLMFALGFDSITAILILFLGTQIGYVGSTVNPFSVLIAQGVAGVQGNPQLWLRFIEWTVFTGISVGFTMWYAHRVKKNPEKSAVFQNDILNRQHFIKENDGIEVKFSNRDKLIIGGFIVTLGIIVWGILSKGWYMTEIGALFFVLGIFSGIVTRMSQKEIAENFVKGCGEFIYAAVIIGLARGILVVAENGMIIDTILNGLATMLEGLPNYLFTTIMLVVHNVITFLVPSSSGEAALTMPVLAPLGDLVGVNREAVVTAYQFGNGLTNLISPTGGVLLAGLAIARINFGQWLKVILKLFPILWLVAAIFAAISSAVGM, encoded by the coding sequence ATGGAAACGGTTAAAAGCAAATGGAAATGGTCCCTTCCTCATAGCTATACGTTGATTTTCCTGATTATCATCGCTATTGCCGGTCTGACCTGGATTGTCCCGAGCGGGCAATTTGACCGGCAGGAGGTTGTTGTCGATGGTTCTTCCCGGACGGCTATCATTCCGGGAACCTACCACACCGTACCCAAGATCAGTGATCAAGGGGATTTGAGACAGGGTTTTGCCCAAATAGCCAGTGCGCCGATGGAGGGGATTATCAATGCTGCCGATGTTGTGGCCTTCGTTCTGATTGTAGGCGGAGCCTTCGGAATCATTCTGCAGACTGGAGCGATTGACCGGGCCTTGATGGCTTTAGCCGGCAGGCTCAAAACGAAAGGAATATTGCTGATTCCGATCGCCATGGTAATTTTCAGCCTGGGGGGTTCCACCTTTGGGATGAGTGAAGAAATCATTCCGCTGTATGCTATTTTTATCCCGTTAATGTTTGCCTTGGGTTTTGACTCCATTACGGCAATTCTCATCCTTTTCCTCGGCACACAGATCGGCTATGTCGGATCAACCGTCAATCCGTTCTCTGTACTGATTGCGCAAGGTGTAGCGGGAGTGCAGGGAAATCCGCAGTTATGGCTGAGATTTATCGAATGGACTGTTTTTACCGGGATATCGGTTGGCTTTACGATGTGGTATGCACACCGGGTCAAGAAGAATCCGGAGAAATCGGCAGTCTTCCAGAACGATATTCTGAACCGCCAGCACTTCATCAAGGAGAATGACGGGATCGAAGTAAAATTCTCGAACCGGGATAAATTGATTATTGGCGGCTTTATCGTTACCTTGGGGATTATTGTTTGGGGGATCTTGAGCAAAGGCTGGTATATGACCGAGATCGGAGCGCTTTTCTTTGTACTTGGCATTTTTTCGGGCATTGTGACCCGGATGAGCCAGAAGGAAATCGCCGAGAATTTTGTCAAAGGCTGTGGAGAATTTATCTACGCTGCGGTGATCATCGGCTTGGCCCGGGGCATTCTTGTCGTTGCCGAGAACGGGATGATTATCGATACCATTCTAAACGGGCTGGCAACCATGCTTGAGGGCTTGCCGAACTACTTGTTCACGACCATCATGCTGGTCGTTCACAATGTTATAACGTTCCTGGTCCCTTCTTCATCCGGGGAAGCGGCCTTAACGATGCCCGTGCTTGCACCTTTAGGCGATCTGGTAGGTGTGAACCGCGAAGCGGTAGTAACCGCATACCAATTCGGAAATGGATTAACGAATCTGATCTCTCCGACAGGCGGGGTGCTGCTGGCAGGTCTGGCTATTGCCCGGATCAATTTTGGACAATGGCTGAAGGTGATCCTCAAGCTGTTTCCGATCCTCTGGCTGGTGGCGGCAATTTTTGCGGCAATTTCCTCAGCAGTGGGCATGTAG
- a CDS encoding amidohydrolase, protein MEAATHGFADRVLLSNAVFTGIEDSVSPAFVALQGERIAAVGNPAEAKDWIGPKTFVHHLKDALIMPGVHDNHVFFTGYMSMHRGVDLTHAATIDEALQLLRQDAENRPSEQNVYAYGWSEEGWGQLPGQSLLDEAFPDRAVIAINRTKSYCWMNTLAQHKYQFAPDECSAESRAHLLKDMMQDRELVRQEFLDFARMLAKRGVTSIKDIGFDRHSGLLPVLEELEAAGELPLRVHFALEPVLQPLDIPAGLQYKERYQGEFLRFQGYKLMLDGVVADHTGDMLEPYADMPGVTTLRPVDYEAIETAVQAADSHGIKCCLTAEGDAAIRKAVDILEGCSRRRGDQRIRHSISDLEYPHPDDIRRMGENGIFAEVYAQILLLNPSYEEAYMSAVAGKENESRFYNYKSMLEANVPVTIGTDLPLFLTSVPDSLYAASFRLFSDGSPMGGWQPEQGMPAAEVLKAWTINGARHNGMEERTGTLEAGKAADIAVFDRNLLDTTATEIRDAHVILTITAGQITYDAARNEG, encoded by the coding sequence ATGGAAGCAGCTACACATGGTTTTGCAGACAGAGTACTGTTATCTAATGCAGTATTTACAGGAATAGAGGATAGCGTTTCACCGGCATTTGTTGCCCTGCAAGGTGAGCGCATTGCCGCGGTCGGCAACCCGGCAGAAGCCAAAGATTGGATTGGGCCAAAAACATTTGTTCATCATCTGAAGGATGCACTCATTATGCCCGGTGTGCATGATAACCACGTGTTTTTTACCGGTTACATGTCTATGCACCGTGGTGTGGATCTGACACATGCAGCTACGATTGACGAGGCCCTGCAGCTGCTTAGGCAAGACGCGGAAAATCGTCCCTCAGAGCAAAATGTATACGCTTACGGATGGAGTGAAGAGGGTTGGGGACAGCTTCCCGGGCAAAGCTTATTAGACGAAGCTTTTCCCGATAGGGCTGTAATCGCCATTAACCGGACCAAAAGCTATTGTTGGATGAATACACTCGCCCAGCATAAGTATCAGTTTGCTCCTGACGAATGCAGTGCGGAATCACGTGCCCATCTGCTGAAGGACATGATGCAGGACCGGGAATTAGTCAGACAGGAATTTCTGGACTTCGCCCGGATGCTTGCCAAGCGGGGAGTTACTTCTATAAAAGATATCGGCTTTGACCGGCACAGCGGTCTGCTTCCGGTCCTTGAAGAGCTGGAAGCTGCAGGGGAGCTGCCGCTGCGGGTTCATTTCGCACTTGAACCTGTATTGCAGCCGCTGGATATTCCCGCAGGACTGCAGTATAAAGAGCGTTACCAAGGGGAGTTTCTCCGTTTTCAGGGCTATAAGCTGATGCTGGATGGTGTAGTAGCCGATCATACGGGAGATATGCTGGAGCCTTATGCGGATATGCCGGGGGTAACCACCCTGCGGCCCGTTGATTACGAAGCGATTGAAACGGCAGTCCAGGCAGCGGACAGTCATGGAATCAAATGCTGCCTTACGGCTGAAGGGGATGCGGCCATCCGCAAGGCAGTGGATATCCTTGAAGGCTGCAGCCGCCGCCGGGGGGATCAGCGGATCAGACATTCGATCAGTGATTTGGAATATCCGCATCCCGATGATATCCGGCGGATGGGCGAAAACGGGATCTTTGCCGAAGTGTATGCGCAGATTCTGCTTTTAAATCCTTCCTATGAGGAAGCTTACATGTCGGCTGTGGCCGGTAAGGAAAATGAAAGCCGCTTTTATAATTACAAATCCATGCTGGAAGCTAATGTTCCGGTTACGATTGGCACGGATCTGCCGCTTTTCCTTACAAGTGTGCCTGATTCACTGTATGCGGCTTCATTCCGGCTGTTTTCGGATGGATCGCCTATGGGAGGATGGCAGCCGGAGCAGGGGATGCCTGCCGCAGAAGTCTTAAAGGCTTGGACCATTAACGGTGCCCGGCATAACGGCATGGAGGAGCGCACAGGAACTTTGGAAGCTGGAAAAGCTGCTGATATTGCTGTATTTGACCGTAATCTTTTGGATACAACAGCAACCGAGATTAGAGACGCACATGTGATCCTGACGATTACCGCCGGTCAGATCACCTATGATGCTGCCAGGAACGAGGGGTAA
- a CDS encoding GntR family transcriptional regulator, which produces MLNSEQVEPLYIQLKKAVQAAIANGSFNPGDKIPTEIELSATYNVSRITVRKAIEELVSEGYLTKRQGKGTFVNAHKIGRKIEHIISFTAACRANGLSSHSVITERKKIKADQETAERLQIQQGEPVLYIQRKRYAGERPLMLENNYYPFERFSFLMEESLEGSVYELLRDRYQIDPNQPGETVLQITLADEQQAKLLEIPIGQPLFYMNTIIYDQHSKPVHVGKQYIIGDRYQFTL; this is translated from the coding sequence ATGTTAAATTCAGAACAGGTAGAGCCCCTATATATTCAGTTGAAAAAAGCGGTCCAAGCCGCCATTGCGAACGGAAGCTTTAATCCCGGAGATAAAATCCCTACTGAAATTGAGCTTAGCGCGACCTACAATGTCAGCCGGATTACGGTAAGGAAAGCTATCGAGGAATTGGTGAGTGAAGGATACCTGACGAAACGCCAGGGCAAGGGCACCTTTGTCAATGCGCATAAAATCGGCCGCAAAATTGAGCATATTATCAGCTTTACGGCTGCCTGCAGAGCCAATGGACTATCTTCGCACAGCGTCATAACCGAGAGGAAGAAGATTAAGGCCGACCAGGAAACCGCAGAGCGGCTGCAAATACAGCAGGGTGAGCCGGTGCTCTATATTCAGCGCAAAAGATATGCCGGTGAAAGACCGCTTATGCTGGAAAATAACTATTATCCGTTTGAGCGATTCTCCTTTTTAATGGAGGAAAGCCTGGAAGGCTCGGTGTATGAGCTGCTGCGGGACCGTTATCAGATTGATCCCAACCAGCCGGGAGAGACTGTATTGCAAATTACCCTGGCTGATGAGCAACAGGCGAAATTACTGGAAATTCCGATTGGCCAGCCATTGTTCTATATGAATACAATCATTTATGACCAGCATAGTAAGCCTGTTCATGTAGGCAAGCAGTACATTATCGGAGACCGTTATCAATTTACTTTGTAA
- a CDS encoding fructoselysine 6-kinase — MKVLGIGDNVVDKYVHQRTMYPGGNALNFSVFAKGEGAEAAFLGVFGDDDEARLVENTLQQLEIDISHCRHHSGENGCARVTLENGERIFLGSNEGGVTRLNPIMLSEADREYIRGFDLIHTGLYSHTGHLLAELNELGIPLSFDFSDDFEDEQVERYIGNADFAFFSCSHMTEEETRNFIQAKRRRDGQILVATRGGDSSIAYDGTAFYYQAPELIEAVDTMGAGDSYITAFLMSMIKDGNIQAAMQEGCRLAAKSCMVEGSFGFGARY, encoded by the coding sequence ATGAAAGTCTTAGGGATTGGCGATAATGTGGTCGACAAGTATGTTCATCAGCGTACGATGTATCCCGGCGGCAATGCGCTTAACTTCAGTGTTTTCGCCAAAGGAGAAGGTGCAGAAGCGGCGTTCCTCGGTGTTTTCGGCGATGATGACGAAGCACGGCTTGTGGAAAATACGCTGCAGCAGCTAGAGATCGATATCTCACACTGCAGACATCACAGCGGCGAGAACGGATGCGCACGTGTTACCCTGGAGAATGGGGAACGGATATTTCTGGGCAGCAACGAAGGCGGAGTCACCAGACTGAATCCGATTATGCTGAGCGAAGCCGACAGAGAATATATCCGGGGCTTTGACCTTATTCATACAGGGCTTTATAGCCACACTGGACATCTGCTTGCAGAGCTGAATGAACTGGGGATTCCCCTCTCCTTTGATTTCTCGGATGATTTTGAGGATGAGCAAGTAGAACGGTATATCGGGAATGCGGATTTTGCGTTCTTTTCCTGCAGCCATATGACCGAGGAAGAAACGCGGAATTTTATTCAAGCCAAACGCAGAAGAGACGGCCAGATTCTGGTTGCAACCCGCGGCGGCGACAGCTCCATTGCCTATGATGGAACCGCTTTTTATTACCAGGCCCCGGAGCTTATTGAAGCCGTGGATACCATGGGAGCAGGCGATTCCTATATTACAGCCTTTTTAATGAGTATGATCAAGGATGGGAATATTCAAGCGGCCATGCAGGAAGGCTGCAGATTAGCTGCCAAAAGCTGTATGGTAGAAGGTTCCTTTGGATTCGGGGCCCGTTACTGA